Part of the Paenarthrobacter sp. JL.01a genome is shown below.
GATCAGCGGCAAGTAATCATCGATAACGCCGTGGCGAACGGGCAGAACCGCGACGCCGTCACTCGTTACATCGATTCAATCTTGAAGATCCCGGCGAGCGTCCCCCCGACGAAAGTGGATGTTGACAAAGCCGAAGCAGAGCTGAAACTGCAAGGCTTCCAGAATGCCATCAACTCATTGACTGGCAAAACGGTGCACATCTACTCGGTGGAACACATCCAGCAAGTCCGAGATGGCGGGGACACTGCCACGGCCAACGCGATGAACACCGCGAACCAGTACGCAACGGGAAACGCGTACCGAGCCAATGGCGGGATGATCTACCGGGCCGGTGGCGGCATGGTGAACTACCTCGCTACTGGCGGGTTCCCGCAGTTCAAACCTGTTGGCACTGACACGGTGCCGGCGATGCTGACCCCCGGCGAAATCGTGATCAAGAAATCGTCTGTGGATTCGATCGGTGCTGGGAAGCTCCTGCACGCGAACGAGACAGGGAAGCTGCCCGAGGGCGGAACCACCATCAACATTTACGACACGTCCGGGAACCCCACCGCAACGGCATACGAAACCTCGCGTGTCCTCGCCGCACGTGCTGTCTAAGGAGGACGGGTGCCTTACCCAAGCCCAATAACGTACCCGTCCCGGCTCCTGTACCCAGGGACCACGGAACGTGAGTTCAGCCTGTCCCCGATCGCTATCGGCGACTTGCTGCTCAACGCGACCGATGACAACGGCACCCGGTGGGTTGTTCAGAAGTTCGATGGTTGGGGTAGCCCCGCGTCCAGTGCGGTATTCACGCAGCGGGCGCGGGGCCACGGCTCCACAGCTTCCGAGGCGTTCTACCGGGACCGGGTCATGGTCATCGAAGGGCTCATCCTGACCGAAGCCCCGGAGCTCCTGTCGGCGGCGCTTGACTTGTTGAACGCGTCCGTGACGTTGGAACAGTTCACGATGATCGTTTCCGAGACTGGGTATGTCCGTCACGTCCTCGCGCAACGGCAGGGTGAGGTTCTTGTGAGCCGGTTCAATAACCGGCAGGCACGGTTCAGCATCCAGGTTGTCGCGAAGGATCCCCGGAAGTTCGGCGACCTGATCACCGTTTCGACGCCTTTGCCGTCATCGTCGGGCGGGCGAACCTACCCGGCTACTTACCCGATCACTTACACGGGGTCCACCGAAACCGGCGTCGTCCGGCTAACCAATACCGGCAACACCCAAGCCCCGGTGTGGCTCCGTGTTGACGGGCCTGTCCCCGCGGGTGGGTGGACGGTCACGCACGTGGGTAAGAGGCAGACGCTCACGTTTGCCACGTCCCTCGCGCTGACCTCGGGCGAGTTCATCACCGTGGACATGGACCGCCGCGAAGTCCTGGCACAAGGGCAAGCCGCCCGCGCCGGATACGTGACTTCCCGCGGCTGGTTCAGCCTTGACCCTGGCGTGAATGACATTGCTTTCAGCGCTGCGAATTACAGCGCAACGGCGCAACTGACCGTGACCACCAAACCAGCGTGGTCCTAGGAGCTTAGATGACTATTACTTGCCAGCCGATGGACGCCAGCGGCGGACTCCCCACATACTCGGCTTCGAACGAACGACA
Proteins encoded:
- a CDS encoding phage tail family protein; amino-acid sequence: MPYPSPITYPSRLLYPGTTEREFSLSPIAIGDLLLNATDDNGTRWVVQKFDGWGSPASSAVFTQRARGHGSTASEAFYRDRVMVIEGLILTEAPELLSAALDLLNASVTLEQFTMIVSETGYVRHVLAQRQGEVLVSRFNNRQARFSIQVVAKDPRKFGDLITVSTPLPSSSGGRTYPATYPITYTGSTETGVVRLTNTGNTQAPVWLRVDGPVPAGGWTVTHVGKRQTLTFATSLALTSGEFITVDMDRREVLAQGQAARAGYVTSRGWFSLDPGVNDIAFSAANYSATAQLTVTTKPAWS